One window of Sphingobacteriales bacterium genomic DNA carries:
- a CDS encoding fibronectin type III domain-containing protein encodes MKRKLILILLLGITACLQPCLQLSAKEYPHLYSGYFKEAYQFYPDLPKGILEAVAYTNTRMNHIVPQSMQPGCMDMPQVYGVMGLVADGKGYFRNNLAVVSKLSGTEIRQICQTPRFSILAYAAAFDKVMQLKKTEKINDIPAQIFALIALSELPYSPETYRTDFALNSFLYSVLYFFNEPNFREQYGIDSDRVNIRHVLGEAMYRLVCAPFLDLSGEMKTGYSGLQKSNLSTTPDVPETAGWSGSNCTMPSGPAEYSNALWNPANSANYSSYSITPYTIAVHTVQGSYAGCISWFQNPSASVSAHYVIRSFDGQVTQMVCHRNRAWHVGSQNSFAVGIEHEGWIEQGTTWYTNALYQSSAMVSRFISDDLGINKLQTYDGPPTDGLMPLSHTCYKIKGHQHYIENTHTDPGPQWNWYRYYQLLNDLPPPTLYTSLTGTVYDSGGPSGNYGNEERLTYLIQPSGATSITLNFTTYSLENGWDYLWIYDGNSPNNALIGVYSGTSPVIITAYTGAVYLEFRSDCSTTAPGWAATYTASVTPPGCPPPTGLLANAFALNAQLSWSPVDEATGYEVDIKRDLDNLWMTYSTGIPSLSVSGLIAGSVYQWRVRADCGMDYSGYAGSSFVSSDIGTTTTSTGSYVNNQCEGTFLDSGGQIANYAHNENWTYTIAPENAATVTLVFSQFDTEAGYDFLNIYDGSSVAAPLIGSYSGTTSPGTITSSGGALTIRFTSDGSVYQSGWAANWTCQINCMLITEVNIPASLWQTDDFTATFTDLNPCETPITERFYNATGLNGNEWRGNPLAGQLKDDFNQSVIHPDWTPAAGIWSMNTGSGSIQQTDEANGNTKIYTALTQTSGKTWLYHWRGRIGGSGNNRRAGIHFFGSDANGANLGNSYFVYFRADNDKAQIYRVNNDVWSLQTDNDVVIDPNIWYDFKITYNPLTGVINAYVNNTLVSSWTDPSPYISGSYVSLRTGNCTAFYDFLQVFCSRPDNSVVVSVGNAPSDALNQQNPNSNQEAGKITSIIRDLNGWSNESSTLVNIDFTPPIPVMVNDGSGADSDFTDSATQLSANWTSTVDSHSDITGYFYAIGSIPGSTDLLDWTFNGMATNFTQSGLDLMDGQTCFINIRAVNGAGLFSMSSSDGITIQLPCMSPQNLNITDLSPTSVQVNWQSVENAVQYNLQYQPVGEATWSNLIIPENMTTTVLNNLSPCTQYEIQIQAVCIAQTGAFSNSVEFTTGNYLYPIISGSTDICLPAGTQIYTATFYPNVSYLWTVTGGAILTGQGTHQITVQWSGTEAGQVSLVVNE; translated from the coding sequence ATGAAGCGAAAATTGATACTGATATTGCTTTTGGGTATAACAGCCTGTTTACAACCTTGTTTACAGCTTTCAGCAAAGGAATACCCTCATCTGTACTCCGGTTATTTCAAAGAAGCCTATCAGTTTTACCCTGACCTGCCAAAAGGTATTTTAGAGGCAGTAGCATATACCAATACCCGTATGAACCATATTGTACCGCAATCCATGCAGCCGGGTTGTATGGATATGCCGCAAGTGTATGGGGTTATGGGTTTGGTGGCAGATGGTAAAGGCTATTTCAGAAATAATTTAGCGGTTGTGTCCAAACTTTCCGGAACAGAAATCCGGCAAATCTGCCAAACTCCCCGATTCAGTATTCTGGCTTATGCAGCCGCTTTTGACAAGGTGATGCAACTTAAAAAAACAGAAAAAATTAACGACATACCGGCACAGATTTTTGCGTTGATTGCCTTGAGCGAATTACCCTATTCACCCGAAACCTATCGGACAGACTTCGCATTAAATTCATTTTTATACTCAGTGCTGTATTTCTTCAATGAACCCAATTTCAGGGAGCAATACGGCATTGATTCGGACAGGGTGAATATCAGGCATGTGTTAGGTGAAGCAATGTATCGTTTGGTCTGTGCTCCTTTCTTAGATCTAAGCGGAGAGATGAAGACCGGTTATTCAGGATTACAAAAATCCAACCTATCTACAACACCCGATGTGCCCGAAACAGCCGGATGGTCAGGTAGCAACTGCACGATGCCCTCCGGTCCGGCCGAATATTCCAATGCCTTATGGAATCCTGCCAACAGTGCCAATTACAGCAGCTACTCCATAACGCCTTATACCATTGCTGTCCATACCGTTCAAGGCTCTTATGCAGGATGTATTTCATGGTTTCAAAATCCCTCGGCCAGTGTGTCTGCCCATTACGTAATCCGTTCTTTTGATGGACAGGTAACCCAAATGGTCTGCCACCGCAACAGAGCCTGGCATGTGGGTTCTCAAAATTCCTTTGCAGTAGGCATTGAACATGAAGGATGGATAGAACAAGGCACAACCTGGTACACCAATGCCCTTTACCAAAGTTCGGCAATGGTCAGCAGGTTTATCAGCGATGACCTGGGCATCAACAAACTACAAACTTACGACGGACCGCCAACTGATGGGTTAATGCCATTGAGCCATACCTGTTACAAAATCAAGGGACATCAGCACTATATCGAAAACACCCATACAGACCCCGGCCCGCAATGGAACTGGTACCGGTATTATCAACTCCTGAATGACCTGCCACCCCCCACTCTTTACACCTCATTGACCGGAACGGTTTATGATTCGGGCGGACCTTCGGGCAATTATGGGAACGAAGAACGCTTGACCTACCTGATTCAACCATCCGGTGCAACTTCCATCACCCTTAACTTTACCACATACAGCTTAGAAAACGGCTGGGATTACTTATGGATTTATGATGGAAACAGTCCAAACAACGCATTGATTGGAGTGTATTCCGGAACTTCACCCGTAATTATTACAGCCTACACCGGTGCGGTGTATCTGGAATTTCGTTCCGATTGCAGCACCACAGCACCTGGTTGGGCAGCTACTTACACCGCCTCAGTTACCCCACCCGGCTGCCCTCCGCCTACCGGTCTGCTCGCTAACGCTTTTGCTTTAAATGCACAACTTAGCTGGAGTCCTGTTGATGAAGCAACGGGTTATGAAGTGGATATAAAAAGGGATTTAGACAATTTGTGGATGACCTATTCAACCGGCATCCCTTCTCTGTCAGTTTCAGGTTTGATTGCCGGATCGGTTTACCAATGGCGGGTTAGAGCCGATTGCGGGATGGATTATTCAGGGTATGCCGGTTCTTCGTTTGTTTCGTCCGATATTGGTACTACAACCACAAGTACAGGCAGCTATGTTAATAACCAATGTGAAGGGACCTTTTTAGATTCTGGTGGGCAGATAGCAAATTATGCGCATAATGAAAACTGGACATATACCATAGCCCCTGAAAATGCAGCAACGGTTACCCTTGTTTTTTCTCAGTTTGACACCGAAGCCGGGTACGATTTCCTGAATATTTATGATGGCAGTTCGGTGGCAGCACCACTCATTGGCAGCTATTCGGGAACTACATCCCCCGGCACTATCACTTCATCAGGAGGTGCACTAACTATCCGTTTTACTTCGGACGGCAGCGTTTATCAAAGCGGCTGGGCTGCCAACTGGACTTGTCAGATAAACTGTATGTTGATTACCGAAGTCAATATACCGGCTTCTCTCTGGCAAACCGATGATTTTACAGCCACCTTTACCGACTTAAACCCTTGCGAAACCCCAATAACTGAGCGATTTTACAATGCAACTGGCCTTAACGGTAATGAATGGAGAGGAAACCCATTGGCAGGACAGTTGAAAGACGATTTTAACCAATCTGTTATTCACCCCGATTGGACTCCTGCTGCAGGAATCTGGAGCATGAACACCGGCTCAGGCAGTATTCAGCAAACTGATGAAGCCAACGGCAATACTAAAATTTATACTGCTTTAACTCAAACTTCAGGGAAAACCTGGCTTTATCACTGGAGGGGGAGAATAGGAGGGAGCGGCAATAACCGCCGGGCCGGAATTCATTTCTTCGGTTCCGATGCCAATGGAGCAAATCTCGGCAATTCCTATTTTGTGTATTTCAGAGCCGATAACGACAAAGCTCAGATTTACCGTGTCAATAATGATGTCTGGAGTTTGCAGACCGATAACGATGTGGTCATTGATCCGAACATCTGGTATGATTTCAAAATCACCTATAATCCCCTTACCGGAGTTATCAACGCTTATGTCAACAATACCCTTGTAAGTAGCTGGACTGATCCATCTCCGTACATTTCAGGTAGCTATGTTTCGTTGCGAACAGGAAATTGCACAGCGTTTTACGATTTCTTGCAGGTTTTTTGTTCGAGGCCTGACAATTCAGTGGTAGTCAGTGTTGGAAATGCCCCGTCCGATGCGTTGAATCAACAAAATCCAAACTCCAATCAGGAGGCAGGTAAAATAACTTCTATCATTAGAGACCTCAATGGCTGGTCGAATGAAAGTTCAACATTGGTCAATATTGATTTTACTCCTCCAATTCCTGTTATGGTTAATGATGGAAGCGGAGCAGATTCCGATTTTACCGATTCTGCAACCCAACTTTCAGCCAATTGGACTTCAACTGTGGATAGTCATTCAGACATTACAGGCTATTTCTATGCCATTGGCAGTATTCCCGGATCAACCGACCTGCTCGATTGGACGTTCAATGGGATGGCTACTAATTTTACCCAATCCGGGCTTGACCTTATGGATGGACAGACCTGTTTCATCAACATCCGGGCTGTCAACGGAGCCGGACTTTTCAGCATGTCCTCTTCAGATGGAATTACCATTCAACTTCCGTGTATGAGTCCTCAAAACCTGAACATCACAGATTTGAGTCCAACTTCGGTACAAGTAAACTGGCAATCTGTCGAAAATGCCGTACAATATAATCTTCAATATCAACCGGTCGGAGAAGCAACCTGGTCGAACCTGATAATTCCTGAAAACATGACGACCACGGTTTTAAACAACCTTAGTCCCTGTACTCAGTACGAAATACAAATTCAAGCTGTTTGTATAGCTCAGACCGGCGCATTCAGCAATTCTGTTGAATTTACCACCGGCAACTACCTGTATCCCATCATCTCCGGTTCGACTGATATTTGTCTGCCTGCCGGAACTCAAATTTATACGGCAACCTTTTACCCTAATGTCAGCTATTTATGGACAGTAACCGGCGGTGCTATTCTGACAGGTCAGGGGACTCACCAAATTACAGTTCAATGGAGTGGCACAGAAGCCGGACAAGTAAGCCTCGTGGTAAATGAATAG
- a CDS encoding M48 family metallopeptidase yields the protein MKQPIRVAALMAVTALFLIAACSKVPITGRKQFSLIPDATINQLSNDQYRSFLGQNKVVTGTADASLVKDVGQRISKAVDSYFAKQKDNPVKGFKWEFNLIESKDVNAWCMPGGKVAVYTGILPTTMDENGLAVVMGHEIAHAVAQHGSERMTQGLIQQVGAIGLAVALQNKPAQTQELFMQAYGIGTTVGVMLPFSRNHETEADKLGLVFAAMAGYDPQAAVPFWQRMNKLGGAKPPEFLSTHPSDATRIKNLQDFMPTAMKYYKKSPNIKPNQTTNHNTTNNSGKQPANKTTNTNTNDPATIAPNNKDNTKPQRIKVNKVPK from the coding sequence ATGAAACAGCCAATTCGTGTCGCAGCTTTAATGGCGGTAACTGCCTTGTTTTTGATTGCCGCCTGTTCAAAGGTGCCAATTACCGGACGGAAGCAGTTCAGCCTTATTCCGGATGCCACTATCAATCAGCTTAGCAATGATCAATATCGCAGTTTTTTGGGACAAAATAAAGTTGTTACCGGAACCGCCGATGCCAGTTTGGTTAAAGATGTGGGGCAACGCATTTCTAAAGCCGTTGACTCTTATTTTGCCAAACAAAAAGACAACCCCGTCAAAGGATTCAAATGGGAATTTAACCTCATAGAGAGCAAAGATGTCAATGCTTGGTGTATGCCCGGAGGAAAAGTAGCCGTCTATACCGGTATTTTGCCAACTACCATGGACGAAAATGGACTGGCCGTGGTAATGGGGCATGAAATTGCACATGCAGTCGCTCAACACGGTAGCGAGAGAATGACCCAAGGATTGATTCAACAAGTAGGTGCTATCGGTTTAGCAGTTGCGCTTCAAAATAAACCGGCTCAAACCCAGGAGTTGTTTATGCAGGCTTATGGTATTGGTACAACAGTAGGTGTAATGTTGCCTTTTTCACGCAACCATGAAACAGAAGCCGATAAACTTGGGTTGGTCTTTGCCGCAATGGCCGGATATGACCCACAGGCTGCGGTTCCGTTTTGGCAGAGAATGAACAAATTGGGTGGCGCTAAACCCCCGGAATTTTTAAGTACCCACCCAAGCGATGCCACCCGTATCAAAAACCTTCAGGATTTTATGCCTACGGCAATGAAATACTATAAGAAATCCCCGAACATTAAGCCCAACCAAACCACCAACCACAATACGACCAACAATTCGGGTAAGCAACCTGCCAACAAAACCACGAATACAAATACAAATGATCCGGCAACGATAGCGCCCAACAACAAAGACAACACAAAACCACAAAGAATCAAGGTAAACAAAGTGCCTAAGTAA
- a CDS encoding AAA family ATPase: MFDKKNSKREYFKFKELRVYGSLESLFQGARRYRFVFDETDASYVNIELSFYNLLYAEDDWEADVVLRIVDYHTNKEVTKLEKKVPVSKETNIVNVHDGWGTPEPGYWKKGIYKWDVLVDGTNVGESYFYIMNNGTVSSTHNPYFDIKSIKLFESPFEGTPIESRVYLQAFGQDKTRYVNIELVLDNKMQNEAYFPLELQFYIHTSNNLVKAYMSYFKYISDKPQQIVLDSGYGTKSPGFWVTGNYSLYVLFMDRVIAAIPFAVGSSDEEFSGSYATAVSGQQTTFQQVTDAPPITFEVAKAELDELIGLGEVKKQLNEFSTYLQFTQIRKQKGFKEADNFSLHTVFLGNPGTGKTTVARMLGKIYKSLGMLSKGEIHEVGRGDLVAEYIGQTAPKTKKAIDDAKGGILFIDEAYALTNRGDDEKDFGREVLEVLIREMENTKDLAIICAGYTQEMEQFLASNPGLASRFQHIVKFPDYTPNELLQIAAYTAKKKDIVITPEAMSMIELNVVEAYRNRDRTFGNARYVNGIIEESKRVLGLRIMSNPELDVEKLTETDLSTITEEDVLRVFEKNKKEIVLLPIDNPLLEEALGELNSMIGLTKIKNDVHEIVKLVKFFRETGRNLQNSFNLHTVFTGNPGTGKTTVARILVKIYKALGILERGHLVEVDRKSLVAPYIGQTALKTAAVIEQAMGGGLFIDEAYSLAVGGGNDFGREVIEVLLKRMEDDRGKFMVVVAGYTKEMKNFLDSNPGLKSRFDKIFFFEDYTADELMSIALYMFAYERLELESSAKAYLENFIQNLTLKKGKNFGNARVVRQIVGEVIKRHHLALAELPTERRSEQMLKTITLDVIRILDSNMSLINPDENKGIGF, translated from the coding sequence ATGTTTGATAAAAAGAATAGTAAAAGGGAATATTTTAAATTTAAAGAGTTGCGAGTTTATGGCTCGTTAGAAAGTTTGTTTCAGGGTGCGCGCCGATATCGCTTTGTTTTTGACGAAACAGATGCCAGTTATGTAAACATAGAACTCTCTTTTTACAACCTGTTGTATGCCGAAGACGACTGGGAGGCAGATGTCGTGCTTAGGATAGTGGATTACCACACCAACAAAGAAGTAACCAAGTTAGAAAAAAAAGTGCCGGTGAGTAAAGAAACCAACATAGTGAATGTTCACGATGGTTGGGGAACTCCGGAACCGGGTTACTGGAAAAAAGGCATTTATAAATGGGATGTTTTGGTGGATGGCACTAATGTCGGAGAATCGTACTTTTATATTATGAACAACGGTACTGTTTCTTCCACTCATAATCCCTATTTTGATATCAAAAGCATCAAATTATTTGAAAGCCCTTTTGAAGGGACTCCAATTGAATCGAGGGTTTATCTTCAGGCTTTTGGACAGGACAAGACCCGATATGTCAATATAGAACTTGTCTTAGACAATAAAATGCAAAATGAAGCTTATTTCCCGCTCGAACTTCAGTTTTATATACACACCAGCAACAATCTGGTAAAAGCCTATATGTCTTACTTCAAGTACATATCGGACAAGCCGCAGCAAATCGTTTTAGACAGCGGTTATGGCACCAAAAGCCCCGGGTTTTGGGTAACCGGAAACTATTCGCTTTATGTCCTGTTTATGGACCGGGTTATCGCTGCCATTCCTTTCGCCGTCGGCAGCAGCGATGAAGAATTTTCGGGTAGTTATGCTACAGCCGTATCAGGTCAACAAACCACTTTTCAACAGGTTACAGATGCCCCTCCAATAACTTTTGAAGTAGCCAAAGCCGAATTGGATGAGTTAATCGGGCTGGGCGAAGTGAAAAAACAACTGAATGAGTTTTCCACATACCTGCAGTTTACACAGATTCGCAAGCAAAAGGGATTTAAAGAGGCCGATAATTTTAGCCTGCATACCGTCTTTTTGGGAAACCCGGGTACCGGAAAAACTACGGTTGCACGAATGTTGGGCAAAATTTACAAAAGCCTTGGAATGCTTTCCAAAGGAGAAATCCACGAAGTGGGGCGCGGCGATTTGGTGGCTGAATACATCGGTCAGACCGCACCTAAAACGAAAAAAGCGATTGATGACGCAAAAGGTGGCATCTTGTTTATTGACGAAGCCTACGCACTGACTAACCGTGGTGATGATGAAAAAGATTTCGGCCGGGAGGTACTCGAAGTGCTGATTAGAGAAATGGAAAACACAAAAGACCTTGCCATTATCTGCGCCGGTTATACTCAGGAAATGGAACAGTTTCTGGCCTCTAATCCCGGACTTGCCTCAAGGTTCCAACATATTGTGAAGTTCCCGGACTATACCCCGAATGAACTGTTGCAAATTGCCGCTTATACTGCAAAGAAAAAGGACATCGTGATTACACCGGAAGCCATGAGTATGATTGAACTGAATGTAGTGGAAGCTTACCGCAACAGAGACCGAACTTTTGGCAACGCCCGTTATGTCAACGGCATTATTGAAGAAAGCAAACGGGTTCTTGGATTGCGCATCATGAGCAACCCTGAATTGGATGTCGAGAAGCTAACAGAGACCGACCTGTCTACAATCACCGAGGAGGATGTCTTAAGGGTATTTGAGAAAAACAAAAAAGAGATTGTTCTGTTGCCGATAGATAATCCCTTGTTAGAAGAAGCACTCGGCGAACTGAACAGCATGATAGGATTGACCAAAATTAAAAACGATGTTCATGAAATTGTAAAATTAGTCAAATTCTTCCGCGAAACCGGACGCAACCTGCAAAACAGTTTCAACCTGCATACCGTTTTTACAGGCAACCCCGGCACCGGAAAAACCACAGTTGCCCGTATTTTGGTTAAAATTTACAAAGCACTCGGTATTCTCGAACGAGGACATTTAGTCGAGGTTGATCGAAAGTCGCTGGTTGCTCCTTATATTGGTCAAACTGCCTTAAAGACCGCCGCAGTCATCGAACAGGCAATGGGAGGCGGGTTATTTATAGATGAAGCGTATTCTCTTGCTGTCGGTGGTGGAAATGACTTTGGTCGCGAGGTGATTGAAGTTTTGCTGAAACGCATGGAAGACGATCGGGGCAAATTTATGGTTGTAGTGGCAGGCTATACCAAAGAAATGAAAAACTTCCTCGATTCAAACCCAGGGTTAAAATCACGTTTCGATAAAATATTCTTTTTTGAGGATTATACTGCGGATGAGCTGATGTCTATCGCCTTATACATGTTTGCTTATGAAAGGTTAGAACTCGAAAGTTCAGCAAAAGCATATTTAGAGAATTTTATTCAAAACCTGACATTGAAAAAAGGAAAAAATTTCGGCAATGCCCGTGTGGTGCGTCAGATTGTTGGCGAAGTTATTAAACGCCATCACTTAGCTTTGGCCGAGTTACCAACTGAACGAAGAAGCGAACAAATGCTAAAAACCATTACCTTGGATGTTATACGCATTTTAGACAGCAACATGTCACTTATAAACCCGGACGAAAACAAGGGGATAGGTTTTTAA
- a CDS encoding DUF4340 domain-containing protein, with protein sequence MKNSKTYIIVLGLLAAIAAILYFSKTWSTTDNTETAFSYADTGAITQVILTDNQKRKLKLTRKNEDTWLVNDGYKARPDAINTLLSTFAQLRLERPISNAAYPNVIKMFDDPQRTVQIFTKDPGNPAHEYYIGGVTNDKMGTYIMLKGASKPYIVTIPGLEGNLLSRHFTLAEEWRDRLLFNLHYAQIAEVKAEYPENPENGFLLTVMEKDSFTVEPVDASAKISNPKAILNKPLLMSYLNSFKELYAEAFENGYPRTDSLRNTLPYCKLSVTDKNGKTKAIQIHYLPNNRRSKRQVNEDGTPILTDPDRYLAFINNGGDLVMIQQFVFGKLFRRYQDFIIIPKS encoded by the coding sequence ATGAAAAACAGTAAAACCTATATTATCGTGCTCGGTCTGTTGGCGGCAATTGCCGCTATTTTGTATTTCAGCAAAACATGGAGCACAACCGACAACACCGAAACAGCATTTTCTTATGCCGACACCGGAGCGATAACTCAGGTCATTTTGACTGACAATCAGAAACGCAAACTGAAACTAACACGGAAAAATGAAGATACCTGGTTGGTCAACGACGGTTATAAAGCTCGCCCGGATGCCATAAATACCTTGTTAAGCACCTTTGCTCAATTGCGGTTGGAACGCCCAATCAGCAATGCCGCCTATCCCAATGTGATTAAAATGTTTGACGACCCCCAAAGAACGGTTCAGATATTTACAAAAGACCCCGGTAATCCGGCACATGAATACTATATTGGCGGCGTTACCAATGACAAAATGGGAACCTATATCATGCTCAAAGGAGCTTCAAAACCCTATATCGTTACCATACCGGGACTTGAAGGCAATCTGCTCAGCAGGCATTTCACCCTTGCCGAAGAATGGCGCGACCGTTTGTTGTTCAATTTGCATTATGCACAAATAGCCGAAGTTAAAGCCGAATATCCCGAAAATCCGGAAAATGGTTTTCTACTTACTGTCATGGAAAAAGACTCTTTTACTGTAGAGCCTGTTGATGCATCTGCTAAAATTTCTAACCCAAAAGCCATACTCAACAAACCTCTTTTGATGAGTTATCTCAACTCTTTTAAAGAACTATATGCAGAGGCTTTCGAAAACGGCTATCCCAGAACCGACTCACTGCGAAACACCCTCCCCTATTGCAAGTTAAGCGTTACCGATAAAAACGGGAAAACCAAAGCCATTCAGATACATTACCTGCCCAACAACCGGCGAAGTAAAAGACAGGTCAACGAAGACGGTACTCCCATACTTACTGACCCCGACCGTTATCTGGCTTTTATAAACAATGGCGGAGATTTGGTGATGATACAGCAATTTGTGTTCGGTAAATTGTTCAGACGATACCAGGATTTTATCATCATCCCCAAATCATAA
- a CDS encoding DMT family transporter, which yields MSSTVKAHIALAIVNIIYGASYVVAKEVTPLYVKPFGLILIRVSMASLLYYAFFKLLSAGSHAESRLHHPVKRADWVRLILCGLFGVAINQLLFFKGLSMTSPISASLIMITTPILVLLIAAFMRHERLTWIKIIGVLMGATGAAAVIAGGKSGSDGSSALGNLLVFINAASYGLYLVIVKPLMQRYHPLTIIMWVFVTGLFFVAPVGYSELMAVDWHTLTPLIWGCIVFLVLATTFLTYLLNIYALEKVSPSIVGVYIYSQPLIATLLAVGFGKDELSVIKIAAALLIFTGVFLVSNPPGKTVVKFTAQNTAAKPEP from the coding sequence ATGAGCAGTACAGTCAAAGCGCATATCGCCTTAGCAATAGTCAATATCATTTATGGCGCAAGTTATGTAGTGGCAAAGGAAGTAACCCCGCTATATGTCAAACCATTCGGACTGATATTAATCCGGGTCAGCATGGCCAGTCTCTTATATTATGCTTTTTTCAAACTGCTCAGTGCAGGATCTCACGCAGAATCCCGGTTGCATCATCCGGTAAAAAGGGCAGATTGGGTGCGGTTGATTTTATGCGGATTGTTTGGTGTGGCTATCAATCAACTGCTCTTTTTTAAGGGTCTTTCTATGACTTCTCCCATCAGTGCCTCCCTGATCATGATTACCACTCCTATTCTGGTGTTGCTGATTGCTGCATTTATGCGGCATGAGCGGCTGACATGGATCAAAATTATAGGAGTGCTAATGGGGGCAACCGGTGCTGCGGCAGTGATTGCAGGTGGTAAATCGGGAAGTGACGGAAGCAGCGCATTGGGCAATTTGCTGGTGTTTATCAATGCCGCATCCTACGGGCTATACTTAGTGATAGTCAAACCTCTCATGCAACGCTATCACCCCCTGACCATCATTATGTGGGTATTTGTTACAGGCTTGTTTTTTGTGGCTCCGGTCGGGTATTCAGAACTTATGGCTGTTGATTGGCATACCCTGACACCGCTAATATGGGGTTGCATTGTGTTTTTAGTGCTGGCGACCACATTTTTAACCTATCTGCTCAATATTTATGCCCTCGAAAAAGTCAGCCCTTCCATCGTTGGGGTTTATATTTATTCTCAACCCCTGATTGCCACTTTGCTGGCAGTAGGTTTTGGGAAAGACGAGCTTTCCGTTATAAAAATAGCGGCTGCTTTGCTTATTTTTACCGGAGTTTTTTTGGTCAGCAACCCGCCCGGAAAAACAGTGGTTAAATTTACTGCTCAAAATACTGCTGCAAAACCGGAACCTTAA
- a CDS encoding T9SS type A sorting domain-containing protein — translation MPVDKVSSYSICNHRIYLIASGGNSCSWSSPGYTGSGSIVYRTPPVDGTYTVTNSGGCTASARVTIYCGGTEKNAGDFAMQTLMSFPNPANGVSTISFMGHGQEQVQLSVYSIDGRAVAEFFNEQTEKDRSCQFAFDTSNLPEGIYYAILQRSGGVTERLPVMVVK, via the coding sequence ATGCCCGTAGATAAGGTATCCAGTTACAGCATTTGCAATCATCGAATCTATCTCATTGCATCGGGCGGCAACTCCTGTTCATGGAGCAGTCCCGGTTATACCGGTAGCGGCAGTATTGTGTATAGAACTCCGCCTGTAGATGGAACATATACAGTTACTAATTCAGGCGGCTGCACCGCTTCGGCAAGGGTTACAATTTATTGTGGAGGTACTGAAAAAAATGCAGGCGATTTCGCTATGCAAACGCTCATGTCATTCCCAAATCCTGCCAACGGAGTAAGTACGATTAGCTTTATGGGCCATGGACAAGAACAAGTGCAGTTGTCCGTTTATTCGATAGATGGCAGAGCAGTAGCTGAATTCTTTAACGAGCAAACAGAAAAGGATAGGTCCTGTCAGTTTGCCTTTGATACTTCTAATTTGCCCGAAGGCATTTATTACGCTATTTTACAAAGATCCGGTGGTGTTACAGAACGGTTGCCTGTAATGGTGGTGAAATAG